Within the Pseudomonadota bacterium genome, the region TTTAATTCTTCTACTTCTTCAAGCATTTTTTCGTAGATATCGTCAATATTATCCCAATCAAACCCGACTTTTGCAACTCTCCGTGAAATTATGTATGCCCTTAATAGTGCCGGAATTATATCCGGGATGTTGGAAAGTAATGAGTAATCTTCTATTTCATCCTTTTTGATATCTTCCCATTTTATTTCAATCGGTTTATCTTGGGGTGAATTCAAAAAAACATGCGGATGTCTGTTGTACATCTTGTCATATACAAAATTAACTACATCGTCTATATTGAATAGATCATTTTCTTTACAAATCTGCGATATAAATACAATATGGAAAAGGAGGTCACCCAATTCCTCCTTCAAAGCTTTATGGTCATCATTGTCTATAGCGTAAATAACTTCATAGACTTCTTCCAGAAGGAATGTTTTAAAGGCCTTTGTTGTTTGCTTTCTATCCCAGGGACAGCCCTTTTCGCTTCTTAAAGTTTCCATGAGATGAACAAGTTTTGAAAATCCATCCATTATGTCTTCCAATTAAGTTTTTTTCTGGAATATGTGTCTATTGTTTTTAATATAATATTTACTGTTCTTTCCATAACCTCACTTTGCATTTCAATAATTCTTTTCCCATTGCCCCCCATTTTGTTTCTTAAATCCTCGTCCTCCAGGACTAACTTTATTTTTTCATAGAGGGCATCCCCGCTATTAACTACCATGCCCGCACTTTGTGTAATGATTGTATCTGCTATATCCTTAAAATTTTCCGTATAAGGCCCGAAAATTACCGGTGTGTTAAAAAAAAGCGGCTCAAGAATGTTTTGCCCGCCATAAGGAGCAAGGCTGCCTCCTACAAAGGCAACTTTACTCCTTTTGTAGATTTCCAATAAATCTCCAACAGTATCAACAATCACTGCATCAACATTTTTATTTACTCCGTTTTTAAAATCTGAATATTTTGTTGTTTTTAGAAATAACGAAAGTTCTTTTTCTATTGTATTTACAAGAAAAAGTTCTCTTGGTACAACAAAAATTAAAAAGTCAGGAAAGCCCCTTTTTAGATTAATTATGACCGGGAGCAATGTGTCTAACTCTTTTTCCTTTATGCTACCGAATGTTATAACGTTATCTTTGTGTATATAATTATTAATAGATGGTAATTCCCTATAATATTTTAAATTACCTGTATTGATTATTTTTTGAGGGTTCACTCCTATGTATGTAAACCTTCTTGCGTGTTCTTCAGACTGGGCGAGTATC harbors:
- the mazG gene encoding nucleoside triphosphate pyrophosphohydrolase codes for the protein MDGFSKLVHLMETLRSEKGCPWDRKQTTKAFKTFLLEEVYEVIYAIDNDDHKALKEELGDLLFHIVFISQICKENDLFNIDDVVNFVYDKMYNRHPHVFLNSPQDKPIEIKWEDIKKDEIEDYSLLSNIPDIIPALLRAYIISRRVAKVGFDWDNIDDIYEKMLEEVEELKKAENSGDTDAIREEIGDLLFTIVNISKFYNIDPEDALRFTSNKFIRRFNYIETNTDIKSSSLSAMDKLWNEIKNIEKKGD